In the Brassica napus cultivar Da-Ae chromosome A7, Da-Ae, whole genome shotgun sequence genome, one interval contains:
- the LOC106433681 gene encoding coatomer subunit gamma-like, whose amino-acid sequence MAQPLVKKDDDLDDELEFSPFMGIEKGAVLQEARVFNDPQLDPRRCSQVITKLLYLLNQGESFTKVEATEVFFSVTKLFQSKDTGLRRMVYLIIKELSPGSDEVIIVTSSLMKDMNSKIDMYRANAIRVLCRIIDGTLLTQIERYLKQAIVDKNPVVSSAALVSGLHMLKSNPEIVKRWSNEVQEAVQSRAALVQFHALALLHQIRQNDRLAVSKLVGSLTKGAVRSPLAQCLLIRYTSQIIRDMGNHSQSGERPFYDFLESCLRHKAEMVILEAARAITELDGVSSRELTPAITVLQLFLSSPKPVLRFAAVRTLNKVAMTHPMAVTNCNIDMESLISDQNRSIATLAITTLLKTGNESSVERLMKQITNFMSDIADEFKIVVVEAIRSLCVKFPLKYRSLMNFLSNILREEGGFEYKRAIVDSIVTIIRDIPDAKENGLLHLCEFIEDCEFTYLSTQILHFLGIEGPNTSDPSKYIRYIYNRVHLENATVRAAAVCTLAKFGFMVEALKPRITVLLKRCIYDSDDEVRDRATLFLSILGNDDGLVETDNDSREFLFGSLEAPLVNMETSLKNYEPSEEAFDVESVPKEVKSQPLAEKKAKGKNPTGLGAPPPAPVSGFDAYERLLSSIPEFATFGKLFKSSSPVELTEAETEYSVNVVKHIFESHVVFQYNCTNTVPEQLLERVNVIVDASEAEEFSELSSKPLNSLPYDSPGQAFVAFEKPEGVPAVGKFSNTLTFVVKEVDPNTGEAEEDGVEDEYQLEDLEVVPADYMVNVGVSNFRNAWENMDPENELVDEYGLGPRESLGEAVKAVTDVLGMQSCEGTETVASNARSHTSLLSGLYIGNVKVLVKAQFGMDNRKEIAMKLAVRADDQSVSEAIHAIVSGG is encoded by the exons ACGATGAGC TGGAGTTTTCCCCATTCATGGGAATTGAGAAAGGAGCAGTGCTTCAAGAAGCTAGAGTCTTCAATGACCCTCAGCTTGATCCCAGAAGGTGCTCCCAGGTCATCACGAAACTTCTTTATCTGCTTAACCAAGGGGAGTCATTCACCAag GTTGAAGCAACAGAAGTTTTCTTCTCCGTCACAAAGCTTTTCCAATCTAAAGACACTGGTTTGAGGAGAATGGTCTACTTGATCATTAAGGAACTAtctccaggctcggacgag GTTATTATTGTCACAAGCTCCCTGATGAAGGATATGAACAGCAAGATTGATATGTACCGTGCAAATGCTATTCGTGTCCTCTGCCGAATTATTGACGGAACCCTTCTTACACAAATTGAGCgctacttgaaacaagctatcGTCGATAAGAACCCTGTTGTTTCAAGTGCAGCTTTAGTCAGTGGACTTCACATGCTAAAG TCAAACCCAGAAATTGTTAAACGATGGAGCAACGAGGTTCAAGAAGCTGTGCAGTCAAGAGCTGCCCTTGTTCAGTTTCATGCCTTGGCTTTGCTTCATCAG ATACGCCAAAATGACCGCCTGGCTGTCAGCAAGTTGGTTGGTTCTTTGACCAAGGGCGCTGTCCGTTCTCCTTTGGCCCAGTGTCTCTTGATACGTTACACCAGTCAG ATAATCCGGGACATGGGCAACCATAGCCAGTCTGGGGAACGTCCTTTTTATGATTTTCTGGAGAGTTGCCTTCGCCATAAGGCAGAAATGGTGATCCTTGAGGCTGCCAGGGCTATCACAGAGCTTGATGGTGTGTCAAGCCGGGAATTGACTCCAGCAATTACTGTCCTCCAGCTCTTTTTGAGTTCCCCTAAACCAGTGCTGAGATTTGCTGCGGTCCGGACACTAAACAAG GTTGCAATGACTCATCCCATGGCAGTCACCAACTGCAACATTGATATGGAGAGTTTAATTTCTGATCAGAATAGAAGCATTGCTACACTTGCAATCACCACACTTCTGAAAACAGGGAATGAATCTAGTGTGGAACGGTTGATGAAGCAGATAACTAATTTCATGTCAGATATCGCAGATGAGTTCAAAATTGTGGTAGTGGAAGCCATAAGATCTTTGTGTGTGAAATTTCCGCTGAAGTATAGATCATT GATGAACTTCTTGAGCAACATTCTTAGGGAAGAAGGTGGATTCGAGTATAAAAGGGCAATTGTTGATTCTATTGTAACCATTATCAGAGATATTCCAGATGCAAAGGAAAATGGATTGCTCCATCTTTGCGAGTTTATCGAAGATTGTGAATTCACTTACCTTTCAACTCAG ATCCTTCATTTCCTGGGAATTGAAGGACCGAACACGTCAGATCCTAGCAAGTATATCCGGTATATATACAACCGTGTGCATTTGGAGAATGCAACTGTTCGAGCAGCTGCTGTTTGCACACTTGCGaagtttgggtttatggttgAAGCTTTGAAG CCCCGGATTACTGTCTTGTTGAAGCGCTGCATCTATGACAGTGATGACGAG GTTCGTGATAGAGCAACACTCTTTTTGAGTATACTTGGCAACGATGATGGCCTTGTTGAAACCGACAACGATAGCAGAGAGTTTCTGTTTGGTTCCCTGGAGGCCCCTTTAGTCAACATGGAGACAAGTCTGAAAAACTAT GAGCCCTCTGAAGAAGCTTTTGATGTTGAATCTGTGCCTAAGGAAGTCAAATCGCAGCCACTCGCAGAGAAGAAAGCCAAGGGCAAAAATCCCACTGGTCTTGGTGCTCCACCACCTGCACCTGTTTCTGGGTTTGATGCATATGAAAGACTTCTATCATCTATTCCAGAGTTTGCTACCTTTGGCAAACTTTTCAAG TCTTCTTCACCTGTGGAGCTAACTGAAGCAGAAACAGAATACTCGGTCAATGTTGTAAAGCATATCTTCGAGAGTCACGTTGTCTTTCAGTATAACTGTACAAACACAGTACCAGAGCAATTGTTGGAGAGG GTCAATGTCATTGTAGATGCTTCAGAAGCAGAGGAGTTCAGTGAACTATCTTCGAAGCCACTAAACTCGCTCCCTTACGATTCTCCCGGTCAGGCCTTTGTGGCGTTTGAGAAGCCAGAAGGAGTCCCCGCTGTTGGAAAGTTCTCAAACACATTGACTTTCGTTGTCAAGGAG GTTGACCCAAACACAGGTGAAGCAGAGGAAGATGgtgtggaagatgagtaccaacTCGAGGACCTTGAGGTTGTCCCTGCTGACTACATGGTGAATGTCGGTGTTTCAAATTTCAGGAATGCATGGGAAAACATGGACCCAGAGAACGAGCTTGTAGATGAGTATGGGCTTGGCCCCAGAGAGAGCTTAGGCGAAGCAGTCAAAGCTGTAACTGATGTTCTTGGCATGCAGTCTTGTGAG GGGACAGAGACAGTTGCAAGCAATGCAAGGTCACACACAAGTTTACTGTCAGGTTTGTACATAGGGAACGTGAAAGTCTTGGTGAAGGCACAGTTTGGAATGGACAACAGAAAGGAAATTGCAATGAAACTGGCTGTTAGAGCAGATGATCAATCTGTCAGCGAAGCTATTCATGCGATTGTTTCTGGCGGCTAG